TTAGACTTCATAGCTTACGAGTCATGAAAATGCACCTGGTCACACGACACTGCCCATATAGGAGTTATTAGTAACGAAACAAATAACTTTGATGAAAGATGATGGGCCATTTGCACCCGGATAAACGTCGAGTTAACTGTGGCACATCACTTTTCAGGTGCATAAATGGGTTTACTTTGTAACAATTTGCTGCAGTGAGTTGCAATTTCcattctttttgttctttataAGGTGAAGGGTATTACTATAGAGCCTATAAAAAACAAAAAGATTGGCATTTTATGGTTAATCAAGCAAACATGTTAAATTCTGATTCGATATCTCAATTTTCTTGCATAAGGTGAAAAACGGCTAGTAAATGTGCATTTTCTGTGATCACTGCAGGCCACCTGTACAGGAAATGTGTGCTGAAGATGGGGTGACTACAAAGAAATACATTGTTTTTGAATCCTGCTTGATGGAACTGTTGAAGCGTTGCCGGGTGTGTGGAGCATCCGAAAGCAGAGTAGACATTGCGGCAACAGGAACAATGATTTCTGCTACCATAAAGTGTGCCAAAAACCATGAAACGAAGTGGTCGAGTCAGCCGATGGCCAAAGGAAAGGCTCTTGGCAATTTGTTGTTGTGCTGCGCCATTCTATTCACTGGGAGCAGTCCAACCAAAGTGATTCGCCTGTTGTCAGTTATGGGAGTGCAGTCACTTCAAAAGACACAGTACTTCCAGTACCAAAGGTGCTACCTACTTCCAGCGGTTGAGCAGGTTTGTATTGGCAATGCTGCCTACTTGTATCAAATTGCTAGTCTCTACAACTGTCATGAGCTATGTGCATGTCTTCAGGCTCACGTCTAAGTACAGCTGGGCCCACTCTAAGGAGGAAACCACTAATGCATGGCCTGTAGGCTCGAGAGCTCTGGGGATATAAAGCAGTGCAAAAGTAAAGGCGCGTAGTGAGGAAACATAGGACTAAGACATGCcatctgctgcagcctctggtaCGCCAAATGTTTGCCACTGCAGGAACATTGTTGGGGCTACAAAATTGCTTATTATTTTTAACAGTGAACCAAGATCTACATAAGTACATGCAGTTCTTGTGTAATCATTTGTCGATGAAAGGCATCAAAGATAAGAAAATTACACACAAAATGTTTGCACAAGGGTTTAATGCACTGCATTCAGAGCTTGCAGCAAAAATTCATTACATTCAAGCATCCTGTTTTATTACATTTTTAAGGCATGGCAGTCCCAGCAGAAGTCTGTCATTGAAGAGGCCAGACACCAGCCACGCTCACTAGCAGGTGATGGCAGATGTGACACGCCTGGCCACTCCGCAGACTTTGGCACTTACACGTTGTTGGACACTGAGCTGAACAAAATAATGCACACTGAGCTTGTCAAGGTGGGTCCTGTTTCATTTTTCCCCGATTATTTTGTAGCGTGGCATTTTAAGTAGATGACATGCAACCATCATAATAGGTGTCTTGGTGACCACGTGGTTGTTTGAAATTCCGTTGTCATGTTACCATCTCTGATGAGTGCCAGAAATCTATGGACCTAGTGAGGTTCAAATTGATGGTTTTCGATTTCTCAGCCGGACATAAACACCCAACCATGGTAGTTCTACTGCAGTGACTGAATAGTGCAAGCATTTTATGCAGCTTGATGCATGTGTAGTGAAATGCACGATTATTTATGTACTTCTAAGAGGCATGCCCAAACTGGTGTCGGCTTTCGAAGAGTTTAAACAGTACGCAAATCAAAAACAGCAATGTCACTGAGCTGGCACAAAGGCTAAGAcaagtaaaaacaaaataatgatgCAAGGTAAACTGCACATGCGTGTCGTGCCTTCGACTAAGAATGCATACGTGGACAATGCCTGTTCTACCTGTTCTTATAGCACATCAAGTTCTTAATTCTCTCTTAACCGCTAGAAACATGCTTCTTTTTCATTTATGTTTGAACATTTCAAGAGATCAGTTGAAACATATATTGTGACACCTAAAATTGTATACTGATCATGCCGTTTTGAATGAAAGTAAAGCAGAAATAATTGTTCAGATAGCTTTTGCTAATGTTGTTAAAATTCAAAGCAGCACCACAAAAAGCATGAATGAAAGTAATACTTTGCCGTTTTTATTataagtactgagagtaaaaaaaaatgaaaatatataAAATATTTGCCTTGGTATTAGTTGCCAACTACTGCCAGTTAGACCGTAAAGATTATGCAGATTTTGTAGCATGAATATTAGCCATAGTGTTGCCCATGACAGGCTGCTACTTATTTGTGATTACATGTTTTATGTCCAAGCGTGAAAAGCCTATTTTATGCCTCACGTTTTGTCCGCAACATTATTAGGGTCCTTCAGTCCTTTGCTGAAGGTCAAAAGCATGCATATTGCACTGCAGcaaagcattgaaaaaaaaataaactcctGAATACTGCTTTGTCTAAGACACTGAAAATATCCTTTAACTCTATGACAAATGGGTCAAAAGCATGTATCCATCTATCTTCTTATGTTTATGTAACAGCTATTGAATGTTAGAAGGAATCAAATCATCAGTAATGAGGTTGCCCTTTTTAGCATATATGGAGAATGACAGGAAAGTAATTTTTAGTGCAAGTTCTACGTTGGCTAAAAGTAAGGACTGTAAGAAGTGGCTCACGTTTATCTTGTGCATTTGTGAAATTTGGCTGTAGCAGCAAAACTGAAAAGCTCCTTTGCAATATTGCAGTCAACAGAAGTTTCTTCAAGCAACAAAATGGAGAAAGAAGGTCTGGAGAGAGCCCTCGATCATCTGATTGAGCTGGGACTTCACATCGATTCCCTGGTGACGGATCGGCATTGTGAAATTAAGGCTTTCATGAGAACCCAGCACCCAATGATATGCCACTTGTTTGACCTGTGGCATATTGCAAAAGGTAGATCCATGTGTCTTTTTGAAGTGGCCCAAATACGAATGGGTGCACAACTTCCTAATGTCTGCAATTATTGTACAGGGAAGAGCACATGTCATATAAAATcggtaaaaaaaatatttcgtgcCTACTGCTGCGCTGTTCTTGCTCAAGTTTCGCAGAAATATCTTATTTTGTGATCTACTTCACCCAGTACAACACTTTGCACAGTTACTTGTCTGATTATTAAGGGAAAAAATGCAAGGTTTCCTTCATTTATACGAATGCAAACTGCTGCTGAGACAGCACTTTCATGAACTTATGTTGCTGCCTGTTGGCAGCTGCAAAAGCAGTCATTTAGGTGGGGTTGCCACGTGTTGCCTGCTTCTCTGAAATATGAGGCAACATTTCCTGAACTGAAAttttctgcagctgccagcaggcagcgacataTGTTTATGCTAGTGCCGCCTCAGCAGTCACTTGCAATCCCATAAATGAAGGCATCTTTGCATTATTGTTTTTGTAATAACCAGACGAGTAACTGTGTCAAGTGTTGCATTTTAAACGACGTAGACCGCACAATCGGATGTTTCTGCAAATTTTGAGCAACAACTGCACAGCAGTAAGCACAAAATATTGTGCTTACTGCTGTGTTGATTTAAGGGGTACATGCGTGTCCCTTTAGGTTGTTTTGTTAATAGAAGTTGGATATACTTATATCTTACAGGCTTGAAGAAGAAGATGATCGCCCTCGGGCGGTTGAAACAACATGGGACTGTAATCGGGTGGCGAAAGACCGTAATTCGGCACCTTTATTGGTGTGCAGTAAACAGTCATGGCAATGAAAAGTTGTTTCTGGCAAGATGGCTGTCTATTCTCCGCCACATCGTGAATGTGCATGACCACCCTGACCCGCTCCACCCATCCTGTTTTCACGGCGAGATGCCAGAACGTGACTGGCTGGTTGAAGGTAAGAACTGAAGTACTACCACAAAAGGTTTTGGGATAcatttttcttgctgttttttaaGCATCCGTAGTGTACTGGCTACTGCTTGAGAATTGAAACACAAGTATCATGGCTACTTTTGACTTCTTAGACCTGGCAACAGTGCCTTTATATTCCATTACTTGTTACTTTATGTTCCATTATTGTTACTGCATTGGCACAATTAATTTATCTAATTAATGTTTTCTGTATCGTCCTGCATTGATCTGGTATTCAGCAGCATTTTCATCTAAATATTTTTTGCAACTGGCCACACATCTAGCGGTTACTATGTTCTTTGTTAAGAACTAATGCAACCAAACTACTTTATTTTTGAAGGATCAGAGTCATTCCAACGCCTGAAAGCAATTTTGGCAGCACCACACCTTCTGCGGGACCTTCCCCGGGCATCACACAAGGCCCAGACGTTTGGCCTAGAGGCCTTTCATAGCCTGCTCATCCACTTCGCCCCTAAGAGCAGCAAGTTCACCTACGAAGGCATGCTGGCAAGGTAACACACCATACCCATTTTCAGTGCATTTTTGTAATGACAAAATTGCCCAATGTCTTGATGCTGCTTCTTTCAAATTATTTGCTTTTTCCAAGTGCACAGCTTGGAACATGCTGTGATGCAGTCTTTGAAACACATTATGCTACTCAACCAAGTCAATTCTGACTGCACCACTGTTGGGAAAGGCCGTAGTCATGCACTGAACGTGatgtataggctgatgatgactttCCAATGCTAAACTGTGCCTATCATATCACATATAGCACCGCTTTTAAGGTTAACGGAACCCGGCAAAGTTTTCTCGACCACCCTCTGTAGCACTGGAGTGCATTGATTAGAGTATTGAGATCAATGCAAAGGAATGGCACATGGTCACTGAAGTTATTGTTCTGCAAAGTTTTAAATCTGAGCGGACGACCAAGTAAAACTTTTCCTTTCGCATTTAACTCTCCTAGGGACCTGACTGGTCACTGCGATggaacaaaataaatatttcatcgGAGCATGTTATCGAATCAAAAGGGGCCCCTTCACTGCTGTTGTGCCTACGAATATTAAACCTTGTTTAATGAGGAAGAGAGTGCTAGCTTCAGTCAATACAAAACATGTTCTCACCATCAGTGGGgctatctcaattcatgttcttaaTGGTTGTCTGTTCCTTTGAATGAATTTAGATTTCATGTGCGTATTTGTAATAAAAGAAGAACAGCTGCACAATACTCTTTTGTGATTCCATTTATTGCAGAACAAAAATTGCCGCTCTCCATTACAACGAGAACAGCGGCAGGGACATACTCACCGACCCCAGTGGTGCAGAGAGAATTTCACAGAGATTCTCTCGAGGGGAAAAAGAATGGACTGTAGTGCCAGTGAAACAGAATGCAGGCTACGGTGAGCAATTTGTTTTAAAAAATTGTTGTACAGCAACAGGTGCAAAAAAGCAAAGTAATACTTATTTTAGTACTTCAGTGTTTAGCGTTCAAATACTGCACAAACATTACAGTGCACACAGTTTTCACAGCAAATTTCAATGCCTAAAGAAGTGATGCTTAGTGCGTCTAACTGGTAGGAGCTGCAGGGACTGCCTTTGGGATGCCTTGGAGCTGAAAAGAGAAGGACCAACTTAAAGTAAATGTCGTAAATTGGAAACTGCCTGTGTAATTGTTTACATTTGACTGCGCTTCTGCCAATACCCAGTAATGGCATCCCCACAGCCAGGCATAGGCAGCCATTTTCAAAGAGACTCGCTTGTTCCTAGGGGGTTTGATGTCTCTAACATGCTCTAAGGGTTAGAGGGCAGTGTGTGGCACAACCAGTTCTACGTTGTTGGTGCTGTACCATCAGGAGACCGCAAGGGTTCTTCAGGCCAAGTGCGTCGGTCAGTTTGCATCTTGTAATCCGATTCCAAAGAGTTATTCGATGCTTTAGAGAGCGATGACACAGATTAAACATAGAATGCACGTGAAAGGCAGTTCTTCAGTGACAGAAAAGCTATGCTGCTTGCTTTTTTCATGACTGTGTTATCTTTGACCTTAAACGGTAGAGGGTGGGGTACCTGCTGGGCATTTAACGGTAGTAATAACACTAAGCAACATTTGTGTACATGTAGTCAACATGTGTATTTGTTTCAGGGTACATATCCGTCCTGTTAACCAACGTGATGGACTGCCTGGAGAAGTGGCCATCGTTTTCAACTGCTGAGCAAGCATCTGTGCGAAGGCATCACGAGACGCTTTCATCTAAGTATGGTCCCAAACCACGAAAGGAAGAGGCAAGGAAGAAGCAGTACTCACGCTTTGCGCCTAAGTGAAACATCAGTCCTGCTGAGATCATAAATAGcactaaaaaagaaaaggacagacATAAGAACAACAACACATGGCGCTGTGCCATGTAGTCATTCTTATGTCTGTCCTTGTCTTTTTAGCGCTATATAGGATCCCAGTATGACACATCAACCAGCCTGAATTACCACTGTGATCAATCCAGCAGCCAGACGCCCCCATCACTATTAAACGGCCCTTTTCAGGGCCACCAAATGGCTGCCTTGGCGGGTGTGAGCAGAGCATCGATCCCATTCTGCCCTCTTGTGCTGTGTGCGTCTTATTAGCCTCACTGGATTCAAACATACATTTAGTATTGAGTACAACCAACAGTTTTGTGTTTATCTAGCTGATACAACAATACATCCAGCCCCACCTTTGTGAACAGTATGCTGCAGAGCAAGGAAAACAATCTGCCTGCGTGCTCAAGCAGATAGGTACGCTATGTGCACAGACTGGCTTTAGAAGTATAATTGCCACATGcccaaagaataaaaaaatatgaaGTAGTAATTTTTGTTAATGGACTATATCATTGGTAATTTTCAGACAGACCCTGCTGTCTGCCACCGTGAATAGTATAATACTGGAAAGGTCAACTCTATCTCTAATGCTCAGCTTTGGTAATCACATAAAATCTTCCCTCAAATATTTTGTATACCTGTGCCTACCTCCAGTGCCTTCTCCCAGTTCCTCATCTTGGAAAAGTGCTAAGCAGGAAAGTGATCTTTATGTGCGAGGCAATTTATGCATTCTCTTGTGTTTGAACTGCATCAGTAGGTGTGGGtggctgggctagttggttgggatgagcattatgaaacatcgctCCAGCGCACAATTAAACACGAACAAAAAGATAAAGACAACACGAACACCGGACGtcaactgaattttattcacgGAAAATAGGGCTTTATgtacacaggggggggggggggcactgcaaGTGCACCGAACCACCCAAAAATATTTCCTTGGTCCAGGCCACAATCATCAGAGACGTCGATAACcaaaaaaattcctttttttcactcactaacacgttaccacaggatctacccagacacataccctagtaacacttgcaagatctgtaagactcagccagtatcgcttccccacatgctatgggaatgtaaagaccaatatccggcaattaatactgtgaccctctcgtcgagatgggccgccgctctgcgcagctcccacctcgacgagcaactctgggctacccagcaagcctgcgaggcggcgaagaggcaagaccttgacgtccccacgtgggaggcctaggcccagccaactaaactgctggtttcaataaaacGTTGTTCCTTCTCCTCACATCACTCTTGTACATCTCTCGCCTTACCTAGCTGATGCAACACATACGTTTGCCCTGAGATAATCAAGTTCTTTTTTCTCGAGCACAACAGAAGGAGCACTGACGCAGTAATGtttttcattagagatacaaagaGCTTCAAAAATTTCTCGGTTTTTCTGAGTGCTAAATTTGCGCAACACACCTGTTCGTTCGAAAAACGCCTTGCATGCTGGCTTGTGCGAGTAACGGCGAATGACCGCGCCGCTTAGTGAAGTAGCATTCCTGTGATGCTCTAGCAAGCATTCATTCAGACAGCGCCCGGTTTGGCCAATATAGCATTTCCCACAGGCGAGGGGAATGCTATACACCACACCAACCTCACATTCAACGAGGGCTTTGGTGCGCTTTATTTTTCAGGCTGGCTTCTTGGTTTCGTTCACTAAGTGACACATTCGTCCCAGCCCATTCCAAGCTCGTAAAAAGAGCTATAGCAAAAAACTGCATCCGCTCTGCTCTAGACAAGTCCTGTGAACATCAAGCTCGTGATAGCGTTGACGCCCAGCTAAGGCATCTGGAGAAGGCTGGGTTCCACAGAGAAATCGTGGCCTCGGTGGTAGAGAGCCAGATTTGCTATATAGCTAAAATTTAGTGGGAGGCGCAGGCTGGAAAAAAACGCACGCCCGCCACAGCGCCCCGTCGTAGTGCCCTACTGGCACCAGGTTTCTCACCGCCTCAAGAAGGTTGGCGACAGGTGCGGGATACGTGTTGTGTGTTCAGAACCGGAAAAGCTGAGACGAATGTTTCGCCTAGTGAACGAAACCAAGAAGAAGCCAgcctgcaaaataaagcacaccaAAGCCCTCGTTGAATGTGAGGTTGGTGTGGTGCATAGTATTCCCCTCGCCTGTGGGAAATGCTATATTGGCCAAACCGAGCGCTGTCTGAATGAATGCTTGCTAGAGCATCGCAGGAATGCTACTTCACTAAGCAGCGTGGTCATTTGCCGTTACTCGCACAAGCCAGCATGCAAGGCGTTTTTCTAACGAATACGTGTGTTGCGCAAATTTAGCACTCAGAAAAACCGGGAAATTTTTGAAGCtctttgtatctctaatgaaaaaCATTACTGCATCAGTGCACCTTCTGTTGTGCTTGGGAAAAAAGAACTTGGTTATCTCAGGGCAAATGTGTGTGTCGTATCAGCTAGGTAGGGCGGGAGATGCGCAAGATTGTACAAGAGTAATGTGAAAAAAAGGATTGGTTATCGACACCTCTGATGATTGTGGCCTGGACCAAGGAAATGTTTTTGGGTGGTCCGGTGCActagcagcgccccccccccctccccccctgtgTACATAAAGCCCTATATTCCGagaataaaattcagttgaagtccggcgttcgtgttgtctttcTATTCTCGTCCGagtttatttgtgcgctggaacaATGTTTCATAATGCTGAACTGCATCAGGACACTTCCAAAGATTACAGTGAGTGTGCTAGCTTCCCAATTGGACCAATACATTTTTAGTAATAGGTACACTATGATGTGTAAGCAGGCACTAGTGATTAAATATTTTCGTCTCGTTAGGTGCACCATTGAAAGTAGTTTGTCCTCATGTTGCCCATCAACACCTTCGCAGCATAAAGGGGGCAATGCATCGCTGTTTGTACCTATGTTGGCTTGGGCCGCGatttttgtagtgatgccttctGCTCGAATGTATGcgactcttatcatccaccattcacagccggctgatcgctttgataacacGGGCAGGACGTTcgtctgaccactgacaaagcgcgcaaaggaatatcatcggagaaggaatcgctgcAAAATCGCGGCCTTGGGTGCCAGTGGTTTACTTAAAGGGGCtgtgaaacacttttctaactaatcatgcAATGGCCTCACTATTGAAGGGCATCACCTCATGAATGTTGTGCCACAAGCATTTTCAAATGCTTCAATTATAAGTTGAATTGTTGCACAGATACACAGCCTTCTCTCTTTTCATCTCCACTAGCACACTGGAAGTTACACTGGGGAGAAGCCAAGGGGGTATAGTCCTGCCCAAAAGTTGAGTGCCTTGGTGGCAAAAGGGCTCATCATGGCACCCCATGACAACCGCGGTAGACTATGCTATGCAGCATGCCACTtctatctcagaggccacatgcagCTACGTGCAACTGTTGTGTGTAAACCAACAGTGCAAATATAAAAAGGATTTTGCTGTCTATTTGACATCGAAGACATATATATGTTTCATTCATTTAACTAAATAtcagcaattatgtattactgagaatgttcttgtGATgatgaaatcagccaatagctgttcgtgggtccagctgcttgtgAT
The DNA window shown above is from Dermacentor silvarum isolate Dsil-2018 chromosome 1, BIME_Dsil_1.4, whole genome shotgun sequence and carries:
- the LOC125942632 gene encoding uncharacterized protein LOC125942632, encoding MRDVYVQTVPHVQKSKAVQTCIKNPSVGVQASPLSVCDSFVQTEDRLAYSEEVPSELRPFCSTPRHDIDAPGLNLYRTDYLSDELSSCDDSDSDIIDYTNDSSYVCDELNDDDSDPEPPVQEMCAEDGVTTKKYIVFESCLMELLKRCRVCGASESRVDIAATGTMISATIKCAKNHETKWSSQPMAKGKALGNLLLCCAILFTGSSPTKVIRLLSVMGVQSLQKTQYFQYQRCYLLPAVEQAWQSQQKSVIEEARHQPRSLAGDGRCDTPGHSADFGTYTLLDTELNKIMHTELVKSTEVSSSNKMEKEGLERALDHLIELGLHIDSLVTDRHCEIKAFMRTQHPMICHLFDLWHIAKGLKKKMIALGRLKQHGTVIGWRKTVIRHLYWCAVNSHGNEKLFLARWLSILRHIVNVHDHPDPLHPSCFHGEMPERDWLVEGSESFQRLKAILAAPHLLRDLPRASHKAQTFGLEAFHSLLIHFAPKSSKFTYEGMLARTKIAALHYNENSGRDILTDPSGAERISQRFSRGEKEWTVVPVKQNAGYGYISVLLTNVMDCLEKWPSFSTAEQASVRRHHETLSSKYGPKPRKEEARKKQYSRFAPK